In Dysgonomonadaceae bacterium zrk40, one genomic interval encodes:
- a CDS encoding restriction endonuclease subunit S, producing MSRIEQLIAELCPDGVEWKELGEVCSIFDGTHQTPHYTNEGIKFVSVENISSLYETKKYISKVDFDKLYRVKPQLNDIFMTRIGTIGACAIVDRDDDLAFYVTLTLIRPFQNIVNSRFIKYIIESSIGQKELIKRTLVYAVPIKINLGEIGKIKIPIPPLPIQQEIVRILDTFTDLDAELQAELEARKKQYEHYRNQLLNFEGKEVEWKMLGDLTDFMNGKGHEKEIVENGKYIVVNSKFISTDGTIKKYSNNQLSPIYIDDILIVMSDLPNGKALAKCFYVEKDNVYTLNQRIGRLSVNYKYEVTPKYIFFILNRNKQLLKYDNGSDQTNLRKNHILEIKIPIPPLAEQERIVSILDKFEALVNDELPAEIAARRKQYEHYREKLLTFEPLVS from the coding sequence ATGAGCAGGATTGAACAACTGATCGCTGAACTTTGCCCGGATGGGGTGGAGTGGAAAGAGTTAGGGGAAGTCTGTAGTATATTTGATGGTACTCACCAGACTCCACATTATACTAATGAAGGGATTAAATTTGTTAGTGTAGAGAATATATCATCTTTGTATGAGACTAAAAAATATATCTCAAAGGTGGATTTTGATAAATTGTATAGAGTTAAACCACAATTGAATGACATATTCATGACTAGAATTGGCACAATTGGTGCCTGTGCAATAGTTGATAGAGATGATGATCTTGCCTTTTATGTTACACTTACATTGATTCGCCCCTTTCAAAATATTGTGAATTCTAGGTTTATTAAATACATAATTGAGAGTTCTATAGGGCAAAAAGAATTAATAAAGAGGACATTAGTGTATGCAGTTCCAATTAAAATCAACTTAGGGGAAATTGGCAAAATCAAAATCCCCATCCCCCCTCTCCCCATTCAGCAGGAAATTGTAAGAATCCTGGACACCTTTACAGATCTGGATGCTGAACTACAAGCCGAACTCGAAGCCCGTAAAAAACAATACGAACACTATCGTAACCAACTGCTGAATTTTGAAGGGAAAGAGGTGGAATGGAAGATGCTAGGAGATTTAACCGATTTCATGAATGGTAAAGGTCATGAAAAAGAGATTGTTGAGAACGGTAAATATATTGTTGTTAACTCAAAATTTATTTCAACGGATGGAACTATAAAAAAGTATTCTAACAATCAATTAAGTCCAATTTATATTGATGACATTCTAATAGTAATGAGTGATTTACCTAACGGTAAAGCATTAGCAAAATGCTTTTATGTTGAAAAAGATAATGTTTATACATTAAATCAACGTATTGGCAGATTGTCTGTGAATTATAAATATGAAGTGACTCCAAAATACATTTTTTTTATTTTGAATAGAAATAAACAGTTGTTGAAATATGATAATGGTTCAGACCAGACCAATCTTAGAAAGAATCATATTTTAGAAATCAAAATCCCTATCCCCCCACTTGCTGAACAAGAACGCATTGTATCTATCTTAGACAAGTTTGAAGCACTGGTGAATGATGAACTGCCTGCCGAGATTGCAGCCCGCAGGAAGCAATACGAGCATTACAGGGAGAAGTTATTGACGTTTGAACCATTGGTCAGTTAG
- a CDS encoding type I restriction endonuclease subunit R, whose translation MSQYNLVVENPESTVVSEYLPRVHKESAYQSEAALEKSLIEQLRMQAYEYLPFNTEKELIQNLRSQLEQLNDYEFTDPEWEQFFNSRIANRNYDIEDKTTIIQEDHIQLLTRDDGTIKNIYLIDKENIHNNRLQVINQYVDSDKDQANESDPGRAHRYDVTILVNGLPLVHIELKRRGIDLKEAFNQINRYSRESFWAGSGLFEYVQLFVISNGTYTKYYSNTTRFSHIKEQESSKPKKGKQSSHSYEFTSWWADASNRPITDLLDFTNTFFAKHAILNILTRYCVFTSEKLLLVMRPYQIVATERILGRINVSHNYKSFGTIKAGGYIWHTTGSGKTLTSFKTAQLASRLPFIDKVLFVVDRKDLDHQTMIEYDKFEKGAANSNTSTAKLKKQLEDPTARIIITTIQKLSILVGKHKNHPVYGKPVVIIFDECHRSQFGEMHLAIKKSFKKYYLFGFTGTPIFAVNASRGGRIDLSTTEQAFGDKLHTYTIVDAINDKNVLPFRIEYIRTMREEENIKDVKVWDIDRERALASPERIKNVVAYIREHFDQKTKRNSFYKLKDRRLAGFNSIFAVTSIDVAKKYYTEFRRQLEGLPGDQQLKVATIFSYAANEDVDGILGDENPEDTTLLDQSSRDFLEAAMQDYNAMFKMNFDTSSDKFQGYYKDVSERVKNREIDLLIVVNMFLTGFDATTLNTLWVDKNLRLHGLLQAYSRTNRILNSVKTFGNIVCFRNLEEATNESIALFGDKDAGGIVLLRAFEEYYNGYNDGEKVVKGYAELVDGLLDHFPVGQIIIGEKNQKEFIRLYSSILKFRNILTTFDEFEERQILTERDVQDYHSMYINLYHEFRNKERGDSENINDDIVFEMELIKQVEINIDYILELIRQYHEGNSKDTEIIVKINKAVGSSLELRSKKDLIDQFISSLAPSNDVDESWQSFVEKKKREELERIIAEENLNKEETFRYIESAFRDGYVQETGTAITRVLPPVSRFTPSGERSLKRETVLSKIKEFFQRFFDISS comes from the coding sequence ATGAGCCAGTATAACCTTGTAGTCGAGAATCCTGAAAGCACCGTTGTATCGGAGTACCTGCCGAGGGTGCACAAAGAATCGGCCTATCAGTCGGAGGCTGCTCTCGAGAAGTCTCTCATCGAGCAGCTGCGGATGCAGGCGTATGAATACCTTCCCTTCAACACCGAGAAGGAACTGATCCAAAACCTGAGGAGTCAACTGGAACAGCTGAATGATTATGAGTTCACAGACCCGGAATGGGAGCAGTTTTTCAACAGCAGGATCGCGAACAGGAACTACGACATTGAGGATAAGACCACCATCATTCAGGAAGATCACATTCAACTGCTCACGCGTGACGATGGCACCATCAAGAACATCTACCTGATCGACAAGGAGAATATCCACAACAATCGCCTGCAGGTGATCAACCAGTATGTGGACAGTGATAAAGACCAAGCCAATGAATCGGATCCCGGTCGTGCGCATCGTTACGATGTCACCATCCTTGTAAACGGTTTGCCCCTGGTGCACATCGAGCTGAAACGGCGCGGCATTGACCTGAAAGAGGCTTTCAATCAGATCAACCGCTATAGCCGGGAGAGCTTCTGGGCTGGCAGCGGGTTGTTTGAGTACGTGCAACTCTTTGTCATCTCTAACGGCACCTACACCAAGTACTACAGCAACACCACGCGCTTCTCGCACATCAAGGAGCAGGAGAGCAGCAAACCAAAAAAGGGGAAGCAGAGCAGCCACAGCTACGAGTTTACCTCCTGGTGGGCAGATGCCAGCAACCGCCCCATCACCGACCTGCTGGACTTCACCAACACCTTTTTTGCCAAGCATGCCATTCTCAACATCCTCACGAGGTACTGCGTGTTCACTTCGGAGAAACTGTTGCTGGTGATGCGCCCCTACCAGATTGTCGCAACAGAGAGGATCCTGGGTAGGATTAACGTTTCGCACAATTACAAGAGCTTCGGAACAATCAAGGCGGGCGGGTATATCTGGCACACTACCGGCAGCGGGAAAACGCTCACATCTTTTAAAACGGCTCAGTTGGCGAGCAGACTTCCCTTCATCGACAAGGTGTTGTTTGTGGTGGATCGCAAGGATCTTGACCATCAGACCATGATAGAATACGACAAGTTTGAGAAGGGGGCGGCCAACAGCAACACCAGTACTGCCAAGCTGAAGAAACAGCTGGAGGACCCAACTGCACGCATCATCATCACCACCATCCAGAAGCTCTCCATTCTTGTGGGTAAGCACAAGAACCACCCGGTTTACGGAAAGCCTGTGGTGATCATCTTCGATGAGTGCCACCGCTCTCAGTTCGGGGAAATGCACCTTGCCATCAAGAAATCATTCAAGAAGTATTACCTCTTCGGATTTACCGGTACGCCCATCTTTGCCGTGAACGCGAGCAGAGGCGGCAGGATTGACCTGAGCACCACGGAGCAGGCTTTTGGCGACAAGCTCCACACCTATACCATCGTGGACGCCATCAACGATAAGAACGTGCTGCCCTTCCGGATTGAGTACATCCGTACCATGCGCGAAGAGGAGAACATCAAGGATGTGAAGGTGTGGGACATCGACCGCGAAAGGGCATTGGCATCGCCTGAGAGAATCAAAAATGTGGTTGCCTACATCCGTGAGCATTTCGATCAGAAGACCAAGAGAAATAGTTTCTACAAGCTGAAAGACCGACGCCTGGCTGGGTTTAATTCCATATTTGCCGTCACATCGATCGATGTGGCTAAGAAATATTACACCGAGTTCCGGAGACAACTGGAAGGCTTGCCGGGCGACCAGCAACTGAAAGTGGCCACGATCTTCAGCTATGCTGCCAACGAGGATGTGGATGGGATCCTGGGGGATGAGAATCCGGAGGATACCACCTTGCTTGACCAGAGCTCCCGTGACTTCCTGGAGGCTGCGATGCAGGATTACAATGCCATGTTCAAGATGAATTTTGACACTTCGAGTGACAAGTTCCAGGGTTATTACAAAGATGTATCGGAAAGGGTAAAAAACAGGGAGATTGATTTGCTGATCGTGGTAAACATGTTCCTGACGGGATTTGATGCCACCACGCTCAACACGCTGTGGGTGGACAAGAACCTGCGCCTGCACGGGTTGTTGCAGGCTTACTCACGCACCAACCGCATCCTGAACTCCGTGAAGACCTTCGGCAACATCGTCTGCTTCCGCAACCTGGAAGAGGCCACCAACGAGAGCATCGCTCTCTTCGGGGACAAGGATGCGGGCGGCATCGTGCTGCTGAGAGCCTTTGAGGAGTATTACAACGGCTACAACGACGGTGAGAAGGTTGTGAAGGGTTATGCTGAGCTGGTGGACGGGTTGCTGGATCACTTCCCCGTGGGGCAGATAATCATCGGGGAGAAGAATCAGAAAGAGTTCATCCGTCTCTACAGTTCGATCCTCAAGTTTCGGAACATTCTGACCACCTTCGATGAGTTTGAGGAGAGGCAGATCCTGACGGAGAGGGATGTGCAGGATTATCACAGCATGTACATCAACCTCTATCACGAGTTCCGCAACAAGGAGCGTGGCGACAGCGAAAACATCAACGACGACATCGTGTTTGAGATGGAGCTGATCAAGCAGGTTGAGATCAACATTGATTACATCCTTGAACTGATTAGGCAGTACCATGAAGGCAATTCAAAGGACACCGAGATCATCGTCAAGATCAACAAGGCGGTAGGCTCCAGCCTGGAGCTGAGGAGCAAGAAAGACCTGATAGATCAGTTCATATCATCACTTGCCCCGTCAAACGACGTGGATGAGAGCTGGCAGTCGTTCGTGGAAAAGAAGAAGCGGGAAGAGCTGGAACGCATCATCGCTGAAGAGAACCTCAACAAGGAGGAGACTTTCCGATACATTGAGAGCGCATTCCGCGATGGCTACGTGCAGGAAACGGGAACAGCCATCACCAGGGTACTTCCCCCGGTATCACGCTTCACTCCTTCAGGTGAAAGATCACTGAAACGGGAGACTGTGCTCTCCAAGATCAAGGAGTTTTTCCAGCGGTTCTTCGATATATCAAGTTAA
- a CDS encoding type I restriction-modification system subunit M has protein sequence MSKEKEREELHRAIWQIANDLRGSVDGWDFKSYVLGFLFYRFISENLTAYLNKEEHRAGNEDFNYTDISDADAEYGRIDTVKEKGFYILPSDLFVNVCKDARNNPNLNEKLSNVFKNIENSAKGFDSEESLKGLFDDIDVNSNKLGGTVIKRNELIVKILEAISSLTLGDFKKNTIDAFGDAYEFLMSMYASNAGKSGGEYFTPQEVSELLAEITVVGKKSVNKVYDPACGSGSLLLKFAKVLGKDKVRQGFYGQEINITTYNLCRINMFLHDINFEKFNIAHGNTLTDPKHWDDEPFDAIVSNPPYSTKWDGDNNPLLINDPRFSPAGVLAPKNNADLAFTMHMLSWLSTSGTAAIVEFPGVLYRGGAEQKIRKYLIDNNYIDTVIQLPPNLFFGVGIATCIIVLKKSKQDNKTLFINASNEFVKSGNKNKLTEANQQRILNAFKERKDDLYFATLVNNTDVAANDYNLSVTSYVEQEDTREIIDITALNAEIAEIVEHQNQLRAEIDAIVAELEGDAV, from the coding sequence ATGAGCAAAGAAAAAGAAAGAGAAGAGCTGCACCGTGCCATTTGGCAAATAGCAAATGACCTGCGCGGATCTGTAGACGGTTGGGATTTCAAATCATATGTACTCGGTTTCTTATTTTACAGATTTATCTCGGAGAACCTGACAGCGTACCTCAACAAGGAAGAGCATAGGGCAGGTAACGAAGATTTCAACTATACCGATATTTCAGATGCTGACGCTGAATATGGAAGAATCGATACCGTGAAGGAAAAGGGGTTCTATATTCTCCCTTCCGATTTGTTTGTGAATGTCTGCAAGGATGCTCGTAACAATCCCAATCTGAACGAAAAGCTGAGCAACGTGTTCAAGAACATCGAAAACTCCGCCAAAGGCTTTGACAGTGAGGAGAGTCTAAAAGGATTGTTTGATGACATTGATGTGAACAGCAACAAACTGGGAGGCACGGTCATCAAGCGAAATGAACTGATTGTAAAGATACTGGAAGCGATAAGTTCTTTGACCCTGGGCGACTTCAAGAAGAACACCATCGACGCTTTTGGCGATGCCTACGAGTTCCTGATGAGCATGTACGCAAGCAACGCAGGTAAATCGGGTGGTGAGTACTTCACCCCACAGGAGGTTTCTGAGTTGCTGGCAGAGATCACCGTGGTGGGTAAGAAATCAGTCAACAAGGTATATGACCCCGCCTGCGGATCCGGGTCTCTCCTGCTGAAGTTCGCCAAGGTGCTCGGCAAGGACAAAGTCCGACAGGGTTTTTATGGTCAGGAGATCAACATCACCACCTACAATCTCTGCCGCATCAACATGTTCCTTCACGACATCAACTTCGAGAAATTCAACATCGCGCATGGCAACACGCTTACAGACCCCAAGCACTGGGATGATGAGCCTTTTGATGCCATCGTCTCCAATCCGCCATACTCTACCAAGTGGGACGGTGACAACAACCCGTTGCTCATCAACGATCCACGCTTCTCACCTGCCGGCGTGCTGGCTCCCAAGAACAATGCCGACCTGGCATTCACCATGCACATGCTCAGCTGGCTCTCCACTTCCGGGACAGCTGCCATTGTAGAGTTCCCCGGGGTCTTGTACAGAGGTGGTGCAGAGCAGAAGATCCGCAAGTACCTGATCGACAACAACTACATTGATACGGTGATACAATTACCCCCTAACCTCTTCTTCGGTGTGGGGATCGCAACCTGCATCATCGTGTTGAAGAAGAGCAAGCAGGACAACAAGACACTGTTCATCAACGCATCCAATGAGTTCGTGAAATCGGGGAACAAGAACAAGCTGACAGAAGCCAATCAGCAACGCATCCTGAATGCATTTAAAGAGCGCAAGGATGATCTCTATTTTGCCACGCTGGTCAACAATACCGATGTGGCTGCCAACGACTACAACCTATCGGTGACCAGTTATGTTGAACAGGAAGACACCCGCGAAATCATTGATATCACCGCATTGAATGCCGAGATCGCGGAGATCGTGGAGCACCAGAATCAGTTGCGTGCTGAGATTGATGCAATCGTTGCCGAACTTGAAGGAGATGCGGTATGA
- a CDS encoding DUF4982 domain-containing protein, protein MKTQLQIIIVAIAVLLAGCSGTNQQSEEFERKQLFDFDWRFHLGDLQEASSASFNDDDWRLLDLPHDWSIEGDFDALHPAGNDGGYLPTGIGWYRKSFKAPSGWRDKKISVYFEGVYENSEVFINGASLGVRPYGYASFLYDLTPHLKAGEENVIAVRVDNANQKNCRWYSGSGIYRHVWLIATDKVHISHWGVGIATPQVNRDEALVEITTLVKNDADAPQNIILSTKIKGEGSGAETQIAIEPGDEQQVVQRIEVKNPSLWSPESPTLYQAEVEIIQDNKVIDRTTHSFGIRTIAFNSNEGFLLNGVPVILNGGCVHHDNGSLGAAAYDRAEERKVELLKAGGFNAVRTAHNPPSEAFLDACDRLGLLVIDEAFDGWKASKNRHDYSQHFDAWAKRDMQDLVLRDRNHPSVIMWSIGNEVIERTEPAAVEIAEMLASSVKEIDATRPVTSGMTTWGQGWEVFDSLMAKHDICGYNYQQWRAPEDHVRVPERVIVGTESYPRDAFSMWKLVSEHNYVIGDFVWTAIDYLGESGIGAYYYPDEDFSEHWVSSRFPWHGAYCGDIDLLGWRKPVSHYRSMLYNDDEKLYMAVREPNPDEGDIRLTEWAVWPTWESWTWPGHEGKDIEVEVYSKYPAVRLYVNDALVGEKQTGVAEEFKALFTLPYAPGEIRAVGIEKGEEKESTVLQTAGVGETIALSADRNEIIADGQDLSYITVHITDENGLIDPNASNKLAFEIEGPGRIVAVDNANLKDSSSYVSNSRDAWKGKALVIVRSTGDAGVISLKVTSPHLKGSTITIQTIGR, encoded by the coding sequence ATGAAAACACAATTACAAATCATCATCGTTGCCATAGCTGTTTTATTGGCAGGCTGTTCGGGCACGAATCAGCAAAGTGAAGAGTTTGAACGGAAACAGTTGTTCGACTTTGACTGGAGGTTTCATCTGGGTGATCTGCAGGAGGCTTCGTCGGCAAGCTTCAATGACGACGACTGGAGGCTCCTTGATTTGCCCCACGACTGGAGCATTGAGGGTGATTTCGATGCGCTTCATCCGGCAGGGAACGATGGGGGCTATTTGCCCACGGGGATTGGTTGGTATCGGAAGAGTTTTAAAGCGCCTTCCGGGTGGAGGGACAAAAAGATTTCTGTCTACTTTGAAGGGGTGTACGAGAACTCGGAGGTCTTCATCAACGGTGCCTCACTGGGTGTGCGCCCCTATGGGTATGCCTCTTTTCTCTATGACCTGACACCTCACCTGAAAGCGGGCGAAGAGAATGTGATTGCCGTCCGCGTGGACAATGCGAATCAGAAGAACTGTCGCTGGTACTCCGGGTCGGGCATCTACAGGCATGTCTGGCTCATCGCAACAGATAAAGTTCACATCAGTCACTGGGGCGTGGGGATTGCCACTCCGCAGGTGAATCGGGATGAGGCGCTTGTGGAGATCACGACGCTTGTGAAGAATGATGCGGACGCTCCTCAAAACATAATCCTCTCGACAAAGATTAAGGGCGAAGGGAGCGGGGCTGAAACGCAGATAGCAATTGAACCGGGGGATGAGCAACAGGTGGTGCAGCGCATCGAAGTAAAGAATCCTTCGCTCTGGTCGCCGGAGTCTCCCACCTTGTACCAGGCGGAGGTGGAGATCATACAAGACAACAAGGTCATCGACAGAACAACGCATTCTTTTGGAATCAGAACCATCGCATTCAACAGCAACGAGGGGTTTTTGCTGAATGGGGTACCGGTGATCCTGAACGGGGGCTGCGTGCACCATGACAATGGCAGCCTGGGCGCTGCTGCATACGACAGGGCTGAAGAACGGAAGGTGGAGTTGCTGAAGGCTGGCGGCTTCAACGCTGTGCGCACTGCGCACAATCCGCCCTCGGAGGCTTTTCTGGATGCGTGCGACAGGTTGGGGCTCCTGGTGATTGATGAGGCTTTTGATGGCTGGAAAGCGTCTAAGAACAGACACGATTATTCACAACATTTCGATGCGTGGGCGAAGCGCGACATGCAGGACCTGGTGCTACGCGACAGGAACCATCCTTCTGTGATCATGTGGAGCATCGGGAACGAGGTGATTGAACGTACCGAGCCGGCGGCTGTGGAGATTGCGGAGATGCTGGCATCGAGCGTGAAGGAGATTGATGCTACCCGCCCCGTGACATCCGGGATGACTACCTGGGGCCAGGGTTGGGAGGTTTTTGATTCGCTGATGGCCAAGCATGATATCTGTGGATACAATTACCAGCAGTGGCGTGCGCCGGAGGATCATGTAAGGGTGCCTGAGAGGGTTATCGTGGGTACTGAATCTTATCCACGGGATGCTTTTTCGATGTGGAAACTGGTGAGCGAGCACAATTATGTGATTGGTGATTTTGTGTGGACGGCCATCGATTACCTGGGTGAGTCGGGTATCGGGGCTTATTATTATCCTGATGAGGATTTTTCGGAGCATTGGGTGAGCAGTCGCTTCCCGTGGCACGGGGCTTACTGCGGCGACATCGACCTGCTGGGATGGAGAAAACCTGTCTCGCACTACAGGAGTATGTTGTATAACGACGATGAGAAGCTCTACATGGCCGTGAGGGAACCCAATCCTGACGAGGGGGATATCAGGCTGACGGAATGGGCTGTGTGGCCTACTTGGGAGAGCTGGACTTGGCCGGGGCATGAAGGAAAGGATATTGAGGTGGAGGTTTATTCGAAGTATCCGGCTGTGCGGCTTTATGTGAATGATGCTCTTGTTGGTGAGAAACAAACCGGGGTGGCGGAGGAGTTCAAGGCACTGTTTACGCTTCCCTATGCTCCCGGCGAGATCAGGGCTGTTGGCATTGAGAAGGGTGAGGAGAAAGAATCGACGGTGCTGCAGACGGCCGGTGTAGGTGAAACGATTGCTTTATCGGCAGACAGAAATGAAATCATTGCCGATGGGCAAGACCTTTCTTACATCACGGTTCATATCACGGATGAGAATGGGTTGATTGACCCCAATGCTTCCAACAAACTGGCGTTCGAAATTGAGGGGCCCGGGCGTATCGTGGCTGTGGACAATGCAAACCTGAAGGACAGCAGCTCATATGTCTCGAACAGCAGAGATGCCTGGAAAGGGAAAGCATTGGTCATTGTGAGAAGTACCGGGGATGCGGGGGTGATCTCCCTGAAGGTGACATCGCCCCACCTGAAAGGTTCCACCATCACGATTCAAACGATTGGGCGGTAA
- a CDS encoding ATP-binding protein → MKFYNRINELNELKRIQTLSFNDYSRMTVVTGRRRIGKTSLIIKSVEKSPSVYLFVGRKNEATLCAEYIPIISQSLNTFVPAEIRTFRSLFQYLMELSIKTPFNLIIDEFQEFYNINESLYSDMQNIWDQYRKKSRMNLIVSGSIFSLMQKIFQNAKEPLFGRADNIIKLSAFDISTLKEIMHDYRPNYHNDDLLALYAFTGGVPKYVELFCDNRSLSVDEMIAFMVRENSSFTDEGKNLLIEEFGKNYATYFSILSAISGGINTQPEIESALGNKSIGGQLKRLIEDYNIIQRQRPILSKQNAQTVRYEIQDNFIRFWFNYFDRHRSLIEIKNYAALQAIVKADYPTFSGKVLELYFKQQFAESMEYRIIGSYWEPKENQNEIDIVALKLKKNQAVVAEVKRQKKNFKPELLASKVAHLKHKLLPRYSIETRCLGLEDM, encoded by the coding sequence ATGAAATTTTACAACAGAATCAATGAGTTAAATGAATTAAAGCGCATACAAACATTGTCGTTTAATGATTATTCGCGAATGACCGTAGTGACAGGAAGAAGGCGTATTGGCAAAACCAGTCTGATCATCAAGTCGGTTGAAAAGAGCCCATCGGTTTATTTGTTTGTAGGTCGTAAAAATGAAGCAACTTTATGTGCTGAATACATTCCAATCATTTCACAATCTTTGAATACATTTGTTCCGGCAGAAATCCGCACATTTCGTTCATTGTTTCAATATTTGATGGAGTTATCGATCAAGACACCTTTCAACCTTATCATCGATGAGTTTCAAGAGTTTTATAATATCAATGAATCTCTATACAGTGATATGCAGAACATCTGGGATCAATACCGAAAGAAATCACGAATGAATTTAATTGTTTCGGGCTCTATTTTTTCTCTGATGCAAAAAATTTTCCAAAACGCAAAAGAGCCATTGTTCGGCAGGGCCGACAACATTATCAAGTTGTCGGCATTCGACATATCCACCTTGAAAGAAATTATGCATGATTACAGGCCGAACTATCACAATGACGATTTACTGGCACTCTATGCTTTTACAGGAGGTGTTCCAAAGTATGTGGAACTTTTTTGCGACAACCGGAGTTTGAGCGTAGATGAAATGATAGCGTTTATGGTACGTGAAAATTCTTCGTTTACAGATGAAGGAAAAAATTTGTTGATAGAAGAATTCGGTAAAAATTACGCAACCTATTTTTCAATTTTAAGTGCCATATCCGGTGGAATCAACACCCAACCGGAAATTGAATCAGCATTGGGGAACAAAAGTATTGGCGGACAGTTAAAGAGGCTTATTGAAGATTACAATATCATTCAGCGTCAGCGTCCAATACTTTCAAAACAGAACGCGCAAACTGTTCGCTATGAGATACAGGATAATTTCATCCGCTTTTGGTTCAATTATTTCGACCGGCATCGTTCATTGATAGAAATTAAAAATTATGCCGCATTGCAAGCCATTGTAAAAGCTGATTATCCAACCTTTTCAGGTAAGGTCTTGGAACTATATTTCAAACAACAATTTGCTGAAAGTATGGAATACAGGATAATCGGTTCTTACTGGGAGCCAAAGGAAAATCAAAATGAAATAGACATCGTAGCGTTGAAGCTGAAAAAAAACCAAGCAGTTGTTGCTGAAGTAAAACGACAAAAGAAAAATTTCAAACCCGAACTGCTGGCATCAAAAGTAGCACATTTGAAACACAAACTACTTCCAAGGTACAGCATTGAAACAAGATGTCTGGGATTGGAAGATATGTGA